The Cyanobacteria bacterium GSL.Bin1 genome has a segment encoding these proteins:
- a CDS encoding NAD(P)-binding domain-containing protein translates to MNSTTHKQLIIGAGFVGLGIAQALKAADIPYDQVDASDDIGGNWYHGVYETAHIISSKKVTQFSHFPMPRHYPDFPSAKQMRDYLHAFADYFHLRPHIELNQKVIDVRPIEDNLWQVTFANQEQRIYKGVILCNGHHWCRRFPEFKGEFSGKIIHSKDYKTPDQLRGKRVLVIGGGNSGCDLAAEAARVGAKSVLSLRESVWFIPKTFAGKPVVDLIRGWMPEWLQRLMVYGIIRITFGKHEDYGMAKPQHRIFEKHPTLNSEIPYYIKHGRITPKPEVQQLDGDKVEFVDGTREVFDLIVCATGYDVAYPFLPEELQRVKGTVVECYGGSFLADYRGLAYVGWGQARGGVGSLISAYGPLFARCLQLQDEIKVPIGRVFQEMGQSLPKTHLSDPQQVFRQLKLLKLGFNLVEKKAHQVDKTNPNFCNRPLQA, encoded by the coding sequence ATCAAGTTGATGCCAGTGATGATATTGGCGGAAATTGGTATCACGGCGTTTATGAAACCGCTCATATTATTTCCTCGAAGAAAGTCACCCAGTTTTCCCATTTTCCAATGCCTAGGCACTATCCTGACTTCCCCAGTGCGAAACAAATGCGGGATTATTTACATGCTTTTGCTGACTATTTTCACTTACGCCCCCATATTGAACTGAACCAGAAAGTTATTGATGTGCGACCCATCGAAGATAATCTTTGGCAAGTGACCTTTGCCAATCAAGAACAACGAATCTATAAAGGGGTTATCTTATGTAACGGTCATCACTGGTGTCGGCGTTTTCCCGAATTCAAGGGAGAGTTTTCCGGTAAAATCATTCACTCTAAAGATTACAAAACACCGGACCAACTTCGTGGAAAGCGGGTTTTAGTCATTGGTGGCGGCAATTCCGGGTGCGATTTAGCAGCAGAAGCAGCGCGAGTGGGGGCAAAAAGCGTTCTGAGTTTGCGTGAGTCAGTCTGGTTTATTCCCAAAACATTTGCTGGCAAGCCGGTGGTAGATTTAATTCGAGGCTGGATGCCGGAGTGGCTCCAACGGTTGATGGTTTATGGCATTATTCGCATCACCTTCGGGAAACATGAAGATTATGGGATGGCAAAACCCCAACATCGCATCTTTGAGAAGCATCCCACTCTCAATAGCGAAATCCCCTATTACATCAAACATGGTCGAATTACTCCCAAGCCAGAAGTCCAGCAGTTAGACGGTGACAAGGTTGAATTTGTTGATGGGACACGGGAAGTGTTTGATCTAATTGTTTGTGCTACAGGTTATGATGTTGCTTATCCTTTTTTACCGGAAGAACTGCAACGAGTCAAAGGAACTGTGGTTGAATGCTATGGCGGTTCTTTTCTCGCCGATTATAGAGGATTAGCTTATGTGGGCTGGGGACAGGCCAGAGGCGGTGTCGGTTCTCTGATTTCAGCCTATGGTCCCCTCTTTGCCCGCTGTTTGCAACTTCAAGACGAGATTAAGGTTCCGATTGGTCGTGTTTTTCAGGAAATGGGACAATCGTTACCCAAAACTCATCTTTCTGATCCTCAGCAAGTGTTTCGACAATTAAAGTTACTCAAGCTTGGTTTCAATTTAGTTGAGAAGAAAGCGCATCAGGTTGACAAAACCAATCCTAACTTTTGTAACCGCCCTCTGCAAGCGTAA